A region of the Gemmobacter fulvus genome:
GGGCATCGGGCAGGGCATTTCCGGCTCGGGTGTCATGCAGTTTGTCGATCCGGTCACGGGTGATCCGCTGATCAAGGGGCGCTATCTGGGGCAAAGTCAGGGCCGCGATGCGCTGTCGAAAACCGAAGCGATCTATCTGACGCGTGACAAGCGCGGCCCGTCGCTGGAGGATCTCGCGCCCGAGATTTTTGCCGCGCTGACCCGCCACGGCGCAATCTGCCGCCAGAAGCTGCGCGAAGAGATGCAGATCGAATTCACCATCGAGGACGGGCATCTGTCGGTTCTGGATGCGGTCAAGGTGGCGCGCTCGTCGCGGGCCGGGCTGAAAATCGCGGTGGCTCTGGCCAAGGATGGCGTGATCACCCCCGAAGAGGCGGTGCTGCGGGTGGAACCGCGCGCGCTGTCGGAACTGCTTCACCCGCAGGTCGATCCGCGCGGCGCAAGGGATGTGTTCGTGCGCGGCATTGCGGCGTCGCCGGGCGCGGCCACCGGGCGGATCGCGTTTTCGTCGCAGGCGGCGCAGGCCTTTGCCGCGCGGGGTGAGCCCTGCGTGCTGGTGCGGCGTGAAACCGCGCCCGAGGATATTCGCGGCATGCATTCGGCAGTGGCCGTGCTGACCGAGCGCGGCGGCATGACCAGCCACGCGGCGGTGATCGGGCGGGGGCTGGGCCTGCCCTGTATCGTGGGTGCATCCGATATCCGTCTGGATACAAAGGATAAAAAGCTCGTCGCCCGCGATGGCCGCCTGTTTCGCGAAGGTGATATCATCACCGTGGATGGCACCACCGGCGAGGCGCTGGTGGGGGCCACCGACATGCTGCCCCCGGCGCAGGATGATGCGTTCCGGCAATTGCTGGCCTGGGCCGATGGCTTTCGTGACATCGGCATCCGCGCCAATGCCGACACCCCGACCGATGCGCAGACGGCGCGCGATTTCGGCGCGCAGGGCATTGGCCTCTGCCGCACCGAACATATGTTCTTTGACGAAGACCGTCTGGTCGCCATGCGCGAGATGATCTTTGCCGATACGCCCGCCGACCGGGCCGCCGCCCTGACGCGCCTGCTGCCGATGCAGCGCGCGGATTTCGGGCAGCTGTTCGAGATCATGTCGGGCCTGCCGGTCTGCATCCGGCTGTTCGACCCGCCGCTGCATGAATTCCTGCCACATTCCCGCGAAGGTCTGCGTGAGTTGGCCGAGGCGCTGGACCGTCCGCTGTCCGAGGTGACGCGCCGGGCCGAGGCGCTGGCCGAGTTCAACCCGATGCTTGGGATGCGCGGGGTGCGGCTTGGCGTGGTGCTGCCGGAAATCTATGACATGCAGGCCCGCGCGATTTTCGAGGCCACGGTGGAATCGGTGCGCAAGGGCGCGCCGGTGGTGCCCGAGATCATGATCCCGCTGGTTTCGGCGCGGCGCGAGGTGGAGCTGGTCAAGGGCCGCATCGACGCGCTGGCCGCCGCCGTGCGCAGCAAGACCGGGGTGGCCTTCGACTATCGGCTGGGTGTGATGGTGGAAACACCGCGCGCGGCGCTGCGCGCGGGCGAGATTGCGCAACATGCCGCCTTCCTGTCATTCGGGACCAATGACCTGACGCAGATGACCTATGGTCTGAGCCGGGATGATGCGGGACGTTTCATGAACACCTACGTTCAGCAAGGTGTCTTTCCCGAAGATCCGTTCCATATTCTGGACGTGGACGGGGTGGGGGAATTGCTGCTGATCGGGGCGGAACGGGGCCGTGCGACTCGGGCAGACCTGACCCTCTCAATTTGTGGTGAACATGGCGGAAATCCCGAATCAATCGCCTTCTGCCGTAAGGCCGGCTTCGATTATGTGAGCTGTTCGCCCTACCGTGTGCCCTTGGCCCGGCTGGCGGCGGCGCATCTGGCGCTAACTGACCCAAGGTAACAATTTTATGTGCAATATCAACGCGCAGCCTTGTATCGGTGCAAGATTCCACTTGCAGTTTTTAAAAGTGCTTCGGCTGATTTCCGCGCAAAATTAACCGATTCATTGTGGCAATTTTGCCACAAGACTGGACTCACAGGGTATTTCTGGTCTAAGCCCCGCGACTGTTGCCGGTGACAGGGGTGTTTTTCCCGTCGCGGGCGGCGCTGAAATAGACCGGGAACACACGTTAATGCGCTTGCTACAAAGCTGGACGGCGGCCGCTGCGGCCTCGCTTGTCCTGGGAGGAGCGGCCTTCGCCGATGTCACGGTGAGCCAGTCGAACGATCCAACAGCCTCTTTGGGGGGGAGGATGACCTCGCTTCTGGGGGTGGAACGGACGGCACTGGATCAGGTTGCGCCGATGCGGCTTGCCGCGCTGGCCGATGGGGTGGCGACACCCCGCAAAGTGAAAAAGACAGCTCTGCCAGAGATTTCCGAGCCGAAGCTCATCCGCTACGATTCGTCGTTTGTGGATACCGCGCCGACGGCTTCGGGGGATGCACAATGGCAGTGCCTGACCAACGCGCTGTATCACGAGGCGCGGGGGGAAACCATCAAGGGGCAGTTCGCGGTCGCCGAAGTGATCCTGAACCGGGTCGACAGCCCGGCCTATCCGCGCTCCGTCTGTGGCGTGGTCAATCAGGGCGGCGGCGGCGGGTGCCAGTTTTCTTTCACCTGTGATGGCAAATCCGACCGGGTGAGCGAAAAGGCCGCCTGGACCCGGGCGGGCAAGATTGCCCGGCTGATGCTGGACGGCGCGCCGCGCGCGCTGACCCAGGGGGCCACGCATTTTCACACCGTGGGCGTGCGGCCCAGTTGGTCGCGCAGCTTTGCGCGCACGGCGGCCATTGGCGCGCATCTGTTCTATCGGCCCTGAGCGGGTCAGAACCGCCGCAATGTCGGGTCTTGGGCCTTGCCTGCCGCTGGCGGGCAGGGCATAGCGCGGCGGATGCGGCTAGAGTCGCCTCAGTTCTGCGGCCCGGAGGGCGACCATGACCAGCGATATCCGCCTTGCTTTTGCACATCCCGAAGAGCGCGCCGCCGCCTCGGCCAGTGCCGATCCGCGCGACCGCATTTCCTTGCGCGACCATATTGTCGAGGCCGATATCGGTGCCTTCCAGCAAGAGCGCGGCCATAAGCAGCGGCTGCGCTTTGATGTGGTTGTCGAGGTGCGCCCGCATCCGGCCCCGGTCGATGACGATGTGGACCGGATCCTGTCGTATGACCGGATCACCGAGGCCATCGCCGCCGAACTGGCCGAAGAACGGCTCAACCTGCTGGAAACGCTGGCCGAAAAGGTGGCAGAGCGGGTGCTGGACGAACCGCAGGCAATGCGCGCCTTCGTGCGGATCGAAAAGCTGGATCGCGGTCCGGGGGCGCTTGGGGTGGAAATCGTGCGTTCGCGTGCCGCTGCACCGCTGAACGCGCTGGGGCAGGATGGCGACATGACGGCGCTGCATCCGCTGGTGGCCTATTTTGATAATGCGACGATTGCCGCCGCCGATCTGGCAGCGCGGCTGGATGCCTTGCAGGCGCGGGGCCTGCCGGTGATCCTGACAGTGGGCCTGCCCGATTTTCCGCGCGCGACCACAGGGCACAAACCGACGCAGCGCCGCATCGACCTGCTGGCCATCGAACAGAACGCCTGGACCCTGGCTGCGCGCGATGACCGCTGCGTTGTGGTGGCGACCCGGACCGAGATCGACTGGGCGATGAAACATGGCAAGATGATCGTCTGGGCGCCTTCGAAGCTGGTGCTGGACGCGGTGGACGGTCCGCATTCGCGCGAGCCGGTGGCGCTGGCGCTGTGGCTGGCCGAGTTGACGGCGGCCGAGCGGATGGTTGTTCACGGCGATGTAACACTTCCGGCAGGAAGCCGCGTGAGGGTTGAGCGCGGCTGAGCAGCGGGCTTGCCTGATCTGCGCCTTGGGCCTAATCGAATGCGCATGACCTATTATCGCCCCATCCCGATGCATGATGCCGCCCGGCCCGCCGATGCCCTGACATTGGCGGGGGGCTGGCTGTGGTTCAGCTTTGTCGAAGTGCTGGAACGCGGGGCAGCACCCCGTCTGATGCCCGCGCGCGATCTGCCCGAGGTCGTGCGCCAGCGGCTGACCACGCCGCGCGCCGCCTTTGCCGGGTTGACGCTGGACCGGCCGCGCCTGATGGGCATCCTGAATGTGACTCCCGACAGCTTTTCGGATGGCGGGCAGTTCCTTGCGCCCGAGGCGGCGGTGGCGCAGGGCCGCATGATGGCCGGGGCCGGGGCCGAGATCATCGACGTGGGCGGCGAAAGCACACGGCCCGGTGCGGCCGAGGTGGCAGTGGCCGAAGAAACCGCCCGCACTGCGCCGGTGATTGCCGCGCTCAGGGCCGGCGGGATCGACACCGCCATTTCGATCGACACACGCAAGGCGGCGGTGGCCCGGGCGGCGCTGGCGGCGGGGGCGAGCTTCGTCAACGATG
Encoded here:
- a CDS encoding dihydroneopterin aldolase, with product MTSDIRLAFAHPEERAAASASADPRDRISLRDHIVEADIGAFQQERGHKQRLRFDVVVEVRPHPAPVDDDVDRILSYDRITEAIAAELAEERLNLLETLAEKVAERVLDEPQAMRAFVRIEKLDRGPGALGVEIVRSRAAAPLNALGQDGDMTALHPLVAYFDNATIAAADLAARLDALQARGLPVILTVGLPDFPRATTGHKPTQRRIDLLAIEQNAWTLAARDDRCVVVATRTEIDWAMKHGKMIVWAPSKLVLDAVDGPHSREPVALALWLAELTAAERMVVHGDVTLPAGSRVRVERG
- a CDS encoding putative PEP-binding protein, which produces MQKHDLLTDFTTITPSARITTPSHGWRAKCLQRLVRLDLPVPGTVALPAATVRAIASGQMVDCPAILAHFGSDPLISVRPSPENPDWGGPATILNIGFNAARHARLAETHGQAAADALYLRFVQGYAIHVARLDPDMFEGVEPSAQSLRDALRSYQSEMDEAFPEDPARQLADVLRSMARAWEGTTARLLRQAKGAPAEAALGLVVQQMAQGIGQGISGSGVMQFVDPVTGDPLIKGRYLGQSQGRDALSKTEAIYLTRDKRGPSLEDLAPEIFAALTRHGAICRQKLREEMQIEFTIEDGHLSVLDAVKVARSSRAGLKIAVALAKDGVITPEEAVLRVEPRALSELLHPQVDPRGARDVFVRGIAASPGAATGRIAFSSQAAQAFAARGEPCVLVRRETAPEDIRGMHSAVAVLTERGGMTSHAAVIGRGLGLPCIVGASDIRLDTKDKKLVARDGRLFREGDIITVDGTTGEALVGATDMLPPAQDDAFRQLLAWADGFRDIGIRANADTPTDAQTARDFGAQGIGLCRTEHMFFDEDRLVAMREMIFADTPADRAAALTRLLPMQRADFGQLFEIMSGLPVCIRLFDPPLHEFLPHSREGLRELAEALDRPLSEVTRRAEALAEFNPMLGMRGVRLGVVLPEIYDMQARAIFEATVESVRKGAPVVPEIMIPLVSARREVELVKGRIDALAAAVRSKTGVAFDYRLGVMVETPRAALRAGEIAQHAAFLSFGTNDLTQMTYGLSRDDAGRFMNTYVQQGVFPEDPFHILDVDGVGELLLIGAERGRATRADLTLSICGEHGGNPESIAFCRKAGFDYVSCSPYRVPLARLAAAHLALTDPR
- a CDS encoding cell wall hydrolase; protein product: MRLLQSWTAAAAASLVLGGAAFADVTVSQSNDPTASLGGRMTSLLGVERTALDQVAPMRLAALADGVATPRKVKKTALPEISEPKLIRYDSSFVDTAPTASGDAQWQCLTNALYHEARGETIKGQFAVAEVILNRVDSPAYPRSVCGVVNQGGGGGCQFSFTCDGKSDRVSEKAAWTRAGKIARLMLDGAPRALTQGATHFHTVGVRPSWSRSFARTAAIGAHLFYRP
- the folP gene encoding dihydropteroate synthase, whose translation is MTYYRPIPMHDAARPADALTLAGGWLWFSFVEVLERGAAPRLMPARDLPEVVRQRLTTPRAAFAGLTLDRPRLMGILNVTPDSFSDGGQFLAPEAAVAQGRMMAGAGAEIIDVGGESTRPGAAEVAVAEETARTAPVIAALRAGGIDTAISIDTRKAAVARAALAAGASFVNDVSAFTYDAAMAATVAGAQAPVCLMHAQGTPQTMQADPQYEDVLLDVYDFLAAKVAEAEAAGIPRDRIMVDPGIGFGKTLDHNLTLIRGLSLFHGLGCPILLGVSRKKFIGTLGGEADAARRAPGSVAVALAGVAQGAQVLRVHDVWETRQAMTLWRSVTGEILEGARA